The following nucleotide sequence is from Mucilaginibacter sp. cycad4.
GTCTTGAAAAGTAATCGACATTTTGGTTTGCGCGGGAAGCAAGCAGGTGCACTGAAAGATCCATGTGTAAATTAACAAGGATATAATTTAAGGTTTCTGCAATTTTTACCGGGATAAGTTTATGTTCCGGATGTTTGAATAACTGGGGAGTGAGGAATTTGGCGGTTAGCATCATCAGGATACCCTGAGTTTCCATGTACATTGAAGTGTTTTGCTGATTGTTAAGTTCCTGGTATTCTTTATAGTAAATATCCTTTTCATACACCTTGGGGTTGTCCGACCGGTTAATTCCCCTTCCCGGGTTAATTTGAAGCAATCGGTTAAACAGGTAAATATCCATTTCGGTGGCCTTTGTTTTTAACACAGCCCTGTTATTGGCAAAAAGTGAGCTGCCATCTGTCGAATCCTCAAAGAATTGTACAAAATACTGTCCGAGGTAATCCCTGCAGCCTAAATTACATAGAGTGAAACTTGGAATGATGTACAAATAGCCTGGTTCGAGCTTTAGTATGCTGGCTGCATCCGATATCTCACCTTCTCCATCATCGATATAATAAATTCGGTAGTAAGGACTAATCACATTCCTGTAATTCCATTTCGCGTTAAGTTTTACATAGTCAACGTTAAGGAGCGAGAAAGTGTGTTTTAAATTTCTTTTAATCATTTTGGATCACAAATATGCAAAATGCTTTGATATACTATAGTGTATATGAATACTTTAAATTCAATAAAGTCGGTTTTTTACAAAAAAAAGTCTATTTCAATCAAATTTTGAAATATGGTTTACCGTAGGTTTGAATGAACCAATATGACCGATTATAGCATGTTTAGCTTTTTTATGGTTTATCATCCATATAATTTTAGCTCCCTTGGATTTATATGTTCAAAATTCGATATTTACGAAAGCCATATCCGGAAAATCTTCCATTTGTTGCAATTAGCCTAATCTATTGATTGTATTTATAAATACCCCGATCTTTAAGCTATGAGATATAAATTATCCCTAAGCGTACTTACTTTATTGTTGATGCTTCGTGTTGTTTTTGCACAAAATGGCAAATACCAATTTTCACAGCTAAACAGAAGCAATGGCTTGTCCCACAACCAGGTTAACTGTATTTTTAAGGATTCCGAAGGTTTTATGTGGTTCGGCACTGCATCGGGCCTTAATCGTTACGATGGCTATACTTTTAAAATATTTAAACACGATGCTAATAATAAAAAGTCGCTTAATGATGATTTTGTAACCGGTATCTTTGAAGGACCCGGCAAAAAATTATGGGTATCAACACGCGGCGGATATTGTTTTTATGATCCCCAGACAGAACAGTTTGACAGTGATATGTCATTAATGACACGCTCGTTAAAACTTCCGGGATATCCTAACGTTTCTAAAATAATCCGAAGTGGTAAAGGCGAGTTTTGGCTTTTGTGCCCGGATTCTGGTTTGTACAGGCATAATGAAATATACAAAACAACCCGCCGGTATTATCATCACCGTTCAGGCGCGTCATTATATTCAAACTTCATCTCAGATATAACAAAGGATGCTACCGGTAATATTTGGTTAGTTTACCGTAACGGCATGGTTGAAAAGTTTGATGTCAAACAAAATAAAATTACTTATCGTACTGATATTTTTAATAAAGCTGTTAGTAATAAAGATGGATACTATGCCATTACTGTCGATAAGGATAACGATTTATGGTTTTATACACCTAATTTCTACGCCAATGCATATTATTATAGTCCTTCAACCGGCGCATTGAGGCTCATCGGTAAAGAATCTGCCGGGCCGAAATTAAAGTCCAACATCATCAGCAACATTATTCAGGCTGATGACGGGTTGGTATGGATAGGCACCGATCATGGCGGGATAAACGTGCTGGATAAAAAAACTTTTACAGTTAACTATTTATTGAACAGGGAGGACGATGCCAAATCGCTAAGCCAAAACAGTGTTATCCTTTATAAAGATGATTCGGGTATTATGTGGGCTGGTACGTTTAAAGAAGGAGTAAGCTATTATCATAAAAACATCATCCGGTTTCCATTGTACAGACACTTCGCGTCGGACCCCAAAAGTTTAGCCTTCGAAGATGCTAACAAGTTTGTTGAAGATAAAGACGGCAACCTGTGGATTGGCACAAACGGAGGTGGATTGATTTACCTTAACCGTAAAACCGGCAGTTTTAAGCAGAATAAGTATGAGGCTGGAAATGCAAACAGCCTCAGCAATGATATTATTGTGAGTTTATGCATTGACCATGACCAAAAATTATGGATAGGTACATATTTTGGCGGCCTGGATTGTTTTGACGGAAAAAAATTCACCCATTATAAACATGATGATAAGATAGCCGGCAGTATTGCTGATAACCGGGTGTGGAGTATTCTTGAAGATTCTTCGCACAGGTTGTGGATCGGCACATTTGCAGCCGGGCTCCAGATATTTGACAGGGAAAAAAAGAAATTTTCCCCTCCCTTTAAACAAACTGATATCAGGTGCCCTTATGTATCAGCGCTGTTTGAAGACCGCAAGGGCAATATATGGGTAGGAGGGTACTTTGGTATCGATGTGATTTTGAAAAATACAGGCAGGTTTGTGCATTACAGCATAAATAAAGATAATGCTAATAGTTTGATCAGTAATACGATCAACTGCATTAATCAGGATAGGCGCGGCCTGATCTGGATAGCGACACGCGATGGGTTGAGCATACTCAATCCCGAAACTAACAACTTCAAATCGTTAACAAAACAAAACGGCTTGCCAGATAATTCAATATTGGATATACTGGAGGATAGCAGGGGAAGAGTTTGGTTAAGTACTGCAAATGGCTTAAGCAGGGTAACACTTATCCCCGAAAAGGCCGGTTATGGTTTCAGGTTTGAAAATTTTGACGAAACGGATGGCCTGCAAGGCCGGGAATTCAACACGCATTCGGGACTCAAAACCACCAGGGGCGAATTGATATTTGGCGGGGGGCATGGGTTTAACATTTTTGACCCCCTGGCAATACATGCCAATATCAATAAACCTAAATTAACTTTTACTGATTTTTTGCTGTATAACAAAAGTATCCGGGCCAATGAAGAAGTTAACGGGCATGTTGTATTGTCAAAAGCTATTTCGGCAACCCATGAGCTGACGCTGACACACAGTGAAAACGTATTTACCATTGAGTTTGCCGCGCTTAATTTTTTTAACCCCAATAAAGTAAAACATCAGTATATGATGGAGGGGTTTGATAAGGATTGGCTTGACGCGGATAATGCTACGCGAAAAGCCACCTACACTAACCTTGACGGCGGCGATTATACTTTTAAAGTACGGGCGATTAGCCAGGAAGGAAGATGGGAGCCGGATTATATAGCATTAAAGATCAAAGTACTGCCCCCTTTCTGGAAATCGACGGTTGCCTATTTTGTTTACATATTGCTATTAGCAGCAATTCTCTTTTTGATGCGCCGGCGGGGGATTCAAAAAATAAGGAGGCAGTTTGAAATCGAAAAGGAGAAACGCGAGGCTAAATTGTTAATTGAAAATGAGCGGCAGGAGGCCAGGCGGATGCATGAGCTTGATATGATGAAAATTAAGTTTTTTACCAATATAAGCCATGAATTCAGGACCCCATTATCATTGATCATGGCACCTGTTGATAAGATTTTAAAGCAAACTGAGGCCGAAGAGCAGAGGAACCAGTTGCAATTAATTAACCGCAATGCCAAACGTTTACTAAATATGGTAAACCAGTTGCTCGATTTCAGGAAAATGGAGGTGCAGGAACTCAGGCTGCATGCACGGAGCGGGGATATTATCAATTTTATTAAGGAAATGGTGTATTCATTTTCGGATGTAGCTGAAAAAAAACACATCAGGCTGGTATTCGATTCGGAAATTCAAAACATGATCATCAACTTTGATCATGATAAAATTGAACGCATCATCTTCAACCTGCTTTCCAATGCATTTAAATTTACTCCCGATGGCGGGCATATAAGCGTTTTACTGGCGATACTTGAAAAGGCAACCGGAGGGCGGCAGCTTGAGATAAAGGTTATTGATACAGGTATTGGAATTCCGTTAGATAAACAGGACAGAATTTTTGAACGTTTTTTTCAGAACGACGTACCGGGCTCTATGGTTAACCAGGGCAGCGGCATAGGTTTGTCAATAACCAAGGAGTTTGTAAAGCTGCATAACGGGGAAATATCAGTAGAGAGCGAACCTGGGCAGGGCAGCTATTTTACGATACTTTTACCGGTTGATTTAGCTACAGAGGAAAAGGTATCCACTAATGAACCTGAATTACCGATTACTGCAATAGCCGAAAGCGCGGACTGGGTACAGGCGGGAGGCGGTAATATAATTAAGAAGCTTTCCGTTTTACTGGTTGAGGATAATGAGGATTTTCGTTTTTATTTGAAAGACAATTTAAATGATACTTTTAATATCATCGAGGCTGTTAATGGCAAAGAAGGATGGCAAAAAACCCTGGCCCTTCATCCTAACCTGGTAGTTAGCGATATCAGCATGCCTGAAATGAATGGCATAGATCTTTGCAGGAAAATACGTAACGATAAACGAACATCGCATATACCAGTTGTACTGCTTACCGCAGTTACAGATGAAGAACAGCAATTGCAGGGGCTTGAAACCGGCGCTAATGATTACCTGACCAAGCCTTTTAATTTCGAGATCCTGACCTCCAAATTGAAAAACATATTGGCTATGCAGCAAGATATGCGCAAAACTTATCAAAAGCAGCTTGATGTTAAGCCAACGGAAGTAGAAGCCGAATCACTTGATGAAGCATTTATTAAAAAAGCGGTACAACTGATCGAAAAAAACATTGACAACGCTGAATTCTCGGTAGAGGAATTGAGCAGCGAATTATGTGTAAGCCGTGTAACCCTATACAAAAGAGCACTCGCTTTAACAGGAAAGTCCCCGGTAGATCTGATCCGTACCATCCGCCTCAAACGGGCCGCACAGTTGCTTGAGAATTCACAGTTAACCATATCACAGATTTCCTATAAGGTTGGCTTTAAAAGCCAAAAATATTTTGTACGATGCTTCAAGGCCGAATTTAATTGCCTGCCGTCTGCATATGTCAGTAAGAGGAATAAATAGCTTTTTATAAGCCTTCAGCCGGTTTTACCGCAATCGCTTTTAAAATTTATCGCTTATGGCCTACCTAAACCTTTTCCAAAGGACAAGGACTTTAAGAAAAAGTGCTCCCTCTCCTTTGGGCACGGAGCATTAGTCTGCGCGCGAAATCGCATTTATTGTTTTTTTAAAACGATTTATCTGATTTTGCTATTGGTTTAATTGAATGCTTTTTGGCCCTTTTTGTTAAATTTAGTACAACATCTGTTTCAGTTATGACCGATTATTAGGTGTGAATTCGCTTTAACATATTGTAAATAAGCGCAGTATGTGGTTTTAACATTTGTGTCCCCATTTGTGAACAATCGATTGCACCCCGGCATTTAGATTAGCAGCTTAATTCAATGTTTCTTTATTGTAAAACGCAATCAAAGTTTGGCATTGCTTAAGCCAATTTTCAAACCTGTTTAATTTACTACGATGTTAAAACGTATACTTTGGTGTACTGCTACTATTTTTTCGATTGCTTCGCCGCTCAAGGCTGTTTATTGCAATAATCCTCAAAAGGCAATAAAGGATACAGCCGTTGTCAGGACAATTTATCCGTCATACAATATATCGCCCAAAGCTCCTGATAAAACGGGAATGGATAACACTGCCGTGCAACAGGCAGCAAACATCAAATTGGGCTGGAACATCGGTAACACAATGGAAGCACCCGGCGCCGAAACCGGCTGGGGCAACCCTTTAATCACTGAAGATTATATCAAACTGGTTAAGCGGAGCGGTTTTAACGCCATTCGTATCCCTTGTGCCTGGAATCAATATTCAGATAAAAAAACTGCCAAAATACAGGATGCCTGGTTAAACCGCGTAAAACAGGTAGTGCGATATTGTGTAAAAAATGATATGTATGTGTTGCTCAATATTCACTGGGATGGCGGCTGGCTTGAAAATAATGTTACCCAGGCAAAACAAGATTCGGTTAACGCTAAACAAAAGGCGTTTTGGGAACAAATTGCAACAGCCATGCGCGATTTTGACGAACATTTGATGTTTGCCAGTGCCAATGAGCCGGCTGCAGATAATGCCGCGGCAACAGCAATACTTTCTACCTATCATCAAACTTTTATTAACGCGGTTAGATCAACCGGGGGCAAAAATGCCTACCGTGTATTGGTACTGCAGGGTCCATCTACTAACATGGAAAAAACAAGTGATTTCATGACATCCCTACCAACTGATCAGATAGCGAACCGGCTAATGGTCGAGGTACATTATTATTCACCTTTCAACTTTTGTCTTATGGAAAAAGATGAACCATGGGGCCACATGTTTTATTATTGGGGGAGCGGGCACCACTCGTTGTTGGATACTTCAAGAAACCCTACCTATGGAGAAGAGGCTGAAGTTAAGAGTACCTTCCAACTCATGAAAGCAAAATTTGTTGATAAAGGAATCCCTGTTGTGATGGGAGAATATGGCGCCTACAGGCGTACTGCCCCAAAAGATCTGGCGGTACATAATGATGCTGTAGATTATTGGATAAAGTTTACAACCCAACAAGCTATAGCCAACGGCCTCAAGCCATTTTTTTGGGATATAGGCATTGCCCTGGACAGGCGAAATAATAAAGTACTTGATCAATGCACAATTAATGCCCTGGTAGGGGGTGCCAATTAAAAATTTCTGCAATGATGATAAATCCACTGATTATCATGTGTCTCCATTTTTAGTGTCTCATACCAAACCTTGTTTAAAAAAATGAAACCAACCTACTTTTTGTATTTTTTGATTTTAGTATTCGCTACTACAGGGAAAACTATAGCCCAATCCCCTGACATAGCTTCAAAACGGGAGCATTTGTCTATTGATAATGACTGGCGCTTTGCTTTGGGCCATGCATACGATGTTACGAAAGATTTTTATAACGGAACCGGCGGGTTCTCCTATTTGGCCAAAACAGGGTATGGCGATGGCGCCGCATCGGCAGAATTTGATGACAGGGGATGGCGTAAGATCGACCTTCCGCATGATTGGGCAGTTGAACAACCTTTTAGCCCGAAAGGCAGTTTCAGTCACGGATCGAAAGCCATTGGCCGTAACTTCCCCGAGGCAAGTGTGGGTTGGTACCGTAAAACCTTTGCAGTACCGGCTTCCGACCTTGGTAAACACATATCCATAGCGTTTGATGGCGTTTTCCGAAATAGTATAGTTTGGGTAAACGGGCACTATTTAGGCACCGAACCCAGCGGATATAATGGCTTTGAGTATAATATTTCCGAATACTTAAACTATGGTGGTAATAATGTCATAGCTGTACGGGCCGATGTAACCATGGAAGAAGGCTGGTTTTATGAAGGCGCGGGCATCTATCGCCATGTGTGGCTTAACAAAACAAACCAGTTGCATATTGTTCCCGACGGAACTTTTGTTACAACCATGATGAAAAACAATGTTGCCGATGTTGCGGTAACATCCACCATCACCAATGACGATAAAAAATCAAGGAACTATAATGTAACTCAAACTATTATTGACGATAATGGAAAAGCCCTTGCGACAAAAACAACCACCGGGATTACTTTAAAGCCTTTTGCATCGCAGGATATTAAAAATACATTGACGGTTAGCAACCCAAAACTTTGGTCGTTAGAAGCGCCCAACTTACACAAACTGATTACCACGGTTGAAGATAATGGAGCAGTAATTGACAGCTATATAACCACTTTTGGGATCCGTACCATCAGGTTTGATGCTAATGAAGGCTTCTTTCTGAATGGAAAGCACGTTAAAATACAGGGTACCAATAATCACCAGGACCATGCCGGCGTAGGCGCTGCTATGCCCGATGCTTTACAGGAATTCAGGATCAGGACTTTAAAAGGCATGGGCTGTAATGCCTACCGTTGTTCACACAATCCGCCAACGCCCGAATTACTTGACGCGTGCGACAGGTTAGGTATGCTGGTTATCGATGAAAACCGCTTAATGGGTGTGGCACCTACCCAATTAAATGATTTGAAAAGGATGATCCTGCGTGACCGTAACCACCCCAGCATCATCAGTTGGTCGATAGGGAATGAAGAATGGGGCATTGAAGGCAATATTACCGGCGCACGGATAGCCGCTACTATGCAAGCCTTTGCCAAGTCGGTCGATTCTACGCGTTATATTACTGCCGCTATAAGCGGCGGTATTGGCTCCGGGATCTCAACGGTGATAGATGTGTTAGGCTACAACTACGTTGCTACCAAAAACACCGATGAGCAACATAAAAAATACCCGAATCAATTTAGCTGGGGTACCGAGGAGGGTTCGACGGTTGCCTCAAGGGGAATTTATGAGGATGATATGAGCAAGCAACAGCTTGTAGCCTATGACAGAAAACAAAACGATTTTTTTTACAGCCTGGAACAAGGTTGGAAACACTATGCGGCACGTCCGTACCTGGCCGGTATGTTCATTTGGACCGGTTTTGATTACCGGGGAGAACCAACACCGTTTGGGTGGCCCTCAGTAGGATCATATTTTGGAATGGTTGATGCCTGTGGTTTTCCAAAGGACGATTACTACTATCTAAAGTCATGGTGGACTAACCAAACCGTAGTGCATCTGCTGCCGCATTGGAACTGGCATGGCAAGGAAGGACAGGAAATAAGGGTATGCGCGTATAGCAATTGTGACGAGGTAGAACTTTTTCTAAACAAAAAAAGCCTCGGCAAAAAAACTATGGAACTAAACGGGCACCTGGAATGGCAGGTAAAATATGAGCCCGGCACGCTTGAAGCTGTAGGTTATAAAAAAGGCATTAAAGTCGGCAATGACGTTGTTAAAACCACGCTTACGCCATATCAGGTTAAATTAACGGCCGAGCGTAAAGCGATTACGGCCAATAAAAAAGATATTGCCATAATTACCGTGCAGGCCGATGACAAAAACAACCTGCGTGTGCCGACTGCCCAAAACGAGGTTAGTTTTTCACTTACTGGTCCTGGTAAAATTATAGGTGTGGGCAACGGAGACCCAACTTCACTGGAAGCTGATCAATACCTGGAACGGATAGACCTTGTTCATATAGGGAAATTTAAGGAGAAGTTTGTTGACGATTTAAATGTAAAAGCTGAAGTTGCGGCGGATTATGACGATAGCAACTGGCAAAATGCTTTCAAAGACACACGCGACGATGCATTTGGCCGAAAGGTAAAAGCCGTAGTCTACAGGGCTGGTTTTACTGTACCTGCTGATGTGGCAACCGCAATGGTCACCTTATTTAGTAAAAACATTGGCAAAGTTCAAAATATCTACATCAATGGTAGGGAGGTAGGGCATGAAATCAAAGCGGGCGATGGAAACACTGAGTTTAAGCTGGATGCCTCATTACTACACCCCGGCAATAATACGATAGTTATTGTAGCTACCCCATTACTTAAAGCCAACATCTGGGCAGGCGTTAATACTGATCCCGGCCTGATCCAGTTGGTTTACCCTGCAGCGCAATATAAGCGAAAACTCTTTAGCGGCTACGCCCAGGTTATTGTCCAGTCAACCGGGCAGCCGGGCACCATAGTTTTAAAAGCAACCTCGCCGGAGTTAAAGCAGTCGGTTATTGAAATTACAGCTGCTGATAAATAATGTTAAACAAAAGATTTGAAGAAATAATGTTTATGAAATATATAATTACCTGTGTTATTACGCTTTTTTTGTTCGGCGGTGTATCTGCACAAAACAAAAATGAGGCGGCCATTAAATTAAAGATCAACCGCACCATCAAAAAGATGACACTTGAGGAGAAAATAGAAATGCTGCATGGCAACGCTTTATTTTCTTCGGCAGGTGTGCCCCGTTTAGGTATTCCTGAATTGACATGTGATGACGGGCCATTAGGCCTGCGCGAAGAAATTAAACGTTTTGATTGGGCGTCGGCTAACTGGACAACCGATTCGGCCACGTTTTTACCCAATGGTTCTGCAATAGCTGCCACCTGGAACCCTATAATGGCCAATAAATATGGCGTGGTAATAGGAGAGGAAGCGAATGCCCGTAAAAAAAATGTGATGCTTGCGCCGGCTTTTAATATCTGCAGGATGCCCCTTTGCGGCCGTACATATGAATATTATTCCGAAGATCCTTTTTTAAACAGCCAATTGGCCATTCAATCTGTAAAGGGGATTCAAAGTCAGCATGTAGCCGCCTGTATTAAACATTTTGCCGCCAATAACCAGGAGCTTAACCGCGATAGTGTAAACACGATAGTTGATGAAAGGGCCTTACAGGAAATCTATTTCCCTGCTTTTAAAGCCGCAGTTCAGCAGGGGAATGCTTATACCGTTATGTCGGCGTATAATAAGTTAAATGGTTATTGGTGCTCTGAAAATGGGTATTTATTAAACAAAATTTTAAAAGGTGATTGGGGATTTAAAGGCGTGGTTATGTCCGATTGGGCCGGTACGCATCATACTGTTGCTGCTGCAAACAATGGCCTTGATATTGAAATGGGATCAAGCGGGCCGTATGATCAATGGTATTTGGCTAAGCCCTTGCTTGCCGCTGTTAAAGCGGGCCAGGTTTCAGTAAAAACTATTGATGATAAAGTGGGCAGGATTTTATGGCTCATGTACCATACATCCATGAGTGCCAACCATCCAAAAGGATCTATAGCAACCCCGGAGCATGCTAAAGCCGCGTATGACATCGCTTCAGAATCTATCGTTCTGCTAAAAAACGATAAACAATTATTGCCTTTAAAAACAAATGGGATCAAACGCATCACTGTAATAGGGGATAATGCCGTACGTACATTCGCTTTGGGAGGATATGGCGCGGGTGTAAAGGCAAAACGGGAGGTTACAGCATTAGAGGGGATAAAATCAAGGTTCGGTAAAACTGCTGATATCAGTTTTGCTCAGGGTTACAGGGCAAATTACCAGGCAAATAAAACTGCTGAACAAAATGGCCACTACAATAAACCCGATCAGGACCTGATTAATGAAGCCGTAGCACTTGCTAAGAGCAGTGATGTTGCCATTTTATGCATCGGTTCAAACCGTGAATACGAAAGTGAAGCACATGATCGTAAAAGCCTGGAACTGCCTTTTGGAGAGCAGGCTTTGGTTAATGCAGTAAGTGCCGTTAATCCCAATACCGTTATTGTTGTAACGGCTGGTGCTCCATTTGACCTGAACGAAATCAAGAAATTAAATCACACCATTGTTTGGTCATGGTTTAACGGCTCAGAAGCTGGTAACGCGTTGGCCGATGTATTAAAGGGTACTATAAACCCATCCGGCAAACTGCCATTTACCTTTCCTGCTTCATTAAATGATTCACCAGCGTTTAATTTAAATACCTATCCGGGTAACAATCTTACAGCCGAATATAAAGAGGGAATATTGGTTGGTTATCGCTGGTATGACACAAAAAAAATAGAGCCGCTGTTTCCCTTTGGTTATGGACTTTCCTATACTGATTTTTCAATTAGCAAGCTTTCTACAGATAAGTCAAGTTATAAAAAAGACGAAACGATCAATGCGACGTTTACGATCAAAAATACAGGAGGAAGAAATGGTGCCGAAGTTGTGCAGCTGTATGTGAATGACCCGGTTTGTTCGGTACAGCGCCCTGAAAAAGAGCTCAAAGCTTTTAAAAAGATATTTTTAAAAGCTGGTGAAACTAAGACCATAGAAATGCAGGTAAAAGTTGCAGATCTGGCATTTTATGATGAAGCAAAAAAAGGCTGGAACACGGAAGCCGGCAAATACGTTGTTGAGTTAGGTAATTCATCCCGTAATATAATTCTTAAAACGAAAATTACAGTTAAATAACTGTGTTAAGCATACCACTTTTATGAAAAGAATAGCAATAGCCATCTTGCTTTTGGCTTACAATGTTGTAAGTTTTGCCCAGTCTCCGGGTGGCTCCGGGCGAAAACAGTTGTTTGATTATAATTGGAAATTTAATCTGGGTGATGATTCGTTGGCAAGGTTACGGGATTTTAATGATAATGCCTGGCGTAACCTTGACTTGCCGCATGATTGGAGCATTGAGGGAAGCGTACGCCTCAAAAACCCGACAGGAGGTGCCGGTGGTTATTTCCCGGCAGGCATTGGCTGGTACAGGAAAACATTCAGGGCCGCTCCTGAATGGAAGGGAAAAAGTGTTTCCATTTATTTTGAAGGCGTTTACATGAATTCGGAGGTGTTTATTAATGGCAAATCCCTTGGTATCCGGCCATATGGTTATTCTTCATTTAGGTATGATCTTTCGCCCTACCTGGATTTTAACAAAGAGAATGTGATAGCCGTACGTGTAGATAATTCACAGCAAATAAACAGCAGATGGTATAGTGGTTCCGGGATCTACCGCCATGTTTGGATAGATGTGACCAATCCTTTACACGTAGCCAATTGGGGAGTAGCCATTACAACACCCGAAGTCTCTTCAAAACAGGCTTCGGTACAGGTTAAGGCTATGATAAAAAATGAAACCGACTTTCCGCAGCGCATCGCTGTCAACACCCGGTTGCTATCCGGAAGTTTTAAAGATGCGGGAAATAACACCACAAAGTTAGCGTTACCGGCCCACAGCGAAAAAGAGGTTACACAAACTATAAAAGTATCAAAGCCCTTGCTATGGACACCTGAAAACCCCAACTTATACCGGGCTCAGATCCAGGTATTAAAGGGCAATGATCTTGTAGATGAGACAAAAAACACATTTGGTATCCGCTCTTTAAAGTTTACAGTTGAGCATGGTTTCCAGCTTAACGGTAAAACTATCAAGATAAGCGGCGGATGTGTTCATCACGATAATGGCTGCCTGGGCGCCGCGGCTTTTGACCGGGCCGAGGAGCGTAAGGTTGAGTTATTAAAAGCCGCAGGTTTCAACGCTGTGCGAACTTCTCATAATCCGCCTTCTGAGGCTTTTTTGGATGCTTGCGACAGATTAGGTTTATTGGTTGTTGATGAGGCTTTTGATGGCTGGAAAGTTGGTAAAAATAAGTACGATTATTCTGTATATTTTGATCAATGCTCGAAACGTGACCTGGAAACAATGGTGCTGCGCGACAGGAACCATCCCTCAATCTTTATGTGGAGTATTGGTAATGAGGTTGTTGAAAGGAATAAACCTGAAGCTGTTGTAACTGCTAAAATGCTTGCAGGCATTGTTAAAGGTATAGATAGCACACGGCCGGTAACATCGGCAATTGTAAAGTGGGGCAACGACTGGGAATCTTTAGATCCGCTTATGGCAGCTCATGACGTTTGCGGCTATAATTACCAACTGCAAGGTGCGCCTGCTGATCATAAAAGGGTTCCTTCACGTGTTATTTTTCAGACAGAATCATACCCGCGGGATGCTTTTGCCAATTGGAAGTTGGTACAGAATAATAATTATATTATTGGAGATTTTGTATGGACAGCGATAG
It contains:
- a CDS encoding AraC family transcriptional regulator, yielding MIKRNLKHTFSLLNVDYVKLNAKWNYRNVISPYYRIYYIDDGEGEISDAASILKLEPGYLYIIPSFTLCNLGCRDYLGQYFVQFFEDSTDGSSLFANNRAVLKTKATEMDIYLFNRLLQINPGRGINRSDNPKVYEKDIYYKEYQELNNQQNTSMYMETQGILMMLTAKFLTPQLFKHPEHKLIPVKIAETLNYILVNLHMDLSVHLLASRANQNVDYFSRQFKQYTGTRPLNYINEKRVERAQYLMATSRMSYSEICTQTGFDNLSYFSKTFKKLTGMSPSEYKKQMYQVGFNH
- a CDS encoding glycoside hydrolase family 5 protein — its product is MLKRILWCTATIFSIASPLKAVYCNNPQKAIKDTAVVRTIYPSYNISPKAPDKTGMDNTAVQQAANIKLGWNIGNTMEAPGAETGWGNPLITEDYIKLVKRSGFNAIRIPCAWNQYSDKKTAKIQDAWLNRVKQVVRYCVKNDMYVLLNIHWDGGWLENNVTQAKQDSVNAKQKAFWEQIATAMRDFDEHLMFASANEPAADNAAATAILSTYHQTFINAVRSTGGKNAYRVLVLQGPSTNMEKTSDFMTSLPTDQIANRLMVEVHYYSPFNFCLMEKDEPWGHMFYYWGSGHHSLLDTSRNPTYGEEAEVKSTFQLMKAKFVDKGIPVVMGEYGAYRRTAPKDLAVHNDAVDYWIKFTTQQAIANGLKPFFWDIGIALDRRNNKVLDQCTINALVGGAN
- a CDS encoding two-component regulator propeller domain-containing protein, which encodes MRYKLSLSVLTLLLMLRVVFAQNGKYQFSQLNRSNGLSHNQVNCIFKDSEGFMWFGTASGLNRYDGYTFKIFKHDANNKKSLNDDFVTGIFEGPGKKLWVSTRGGYCFYDPQTEQFDSDMSLMTRSLKLPGYPNVSKIIRSGKGEFWLLCPDSGLYRHNEIYKTTRRYYHHRSGASLYSNFISDITKDATGNIWLVYRNGMVEKFDVKQNKITYRTDIFNKAVSNKDGYYAITVDKDNDLWFYTPNFYANAYYYSPSTGALRLIGKESAGPKLKSNIISNIIQADDGLVWIGTDHGGINVLDKKTFTVNYLLNREDDAKSLSQNSVILYKDDSGIMWAGTFKEGVSYYHKNIIRFPLYRHFASDPKSLAFEDANKFVEDKDGNLWIGTNGGGLIYLNRKTGSFKQNKYEAGNANSLSNDIIVSLCIDHDQKLWIGTYFGGLDCFDGKKFTHYKHDDKIAGSIADNRVWSILEDSSHRLWIGTFAAGLQIFDREKKKFSPPFKQTDIRCPYVSALFEDRKGNIWVGGYFGIDVILKNTGRFVHYSINKDNANSLISNTINCINQDRRGLIWIATRDGLSILNPETNNFKSLTKQNGLPDNSILDILEDSRGRVWLSTANGLSRVTLIPEKAGYGFRFENFDETDGLQGREFNTHSGLKTTRGELIFGGGHGFNIFDPLAIHANINKPKLTFTDFLLYNKSIRANEEVNGHVVLSKAISATHELTLTHSENVFTIEFAALNFFNPNKVKHQYMMEGFDKDWLDADNATRKATYTNLDGGDYTFKVRAISQEGRWEPDYIALKIKVLPPFWKSTVAYFVYILLLAAILFLMRRRGIQKIRRQFEIEKEKREAKLLIENERQEARRMHELDMMKIKFFTNISHEFRTPLSLIMAPVDKILKQTEAEEQRNQLQLINRNAKRLLNMVNQLLDFRKMEVQELRLHARSGDIINFIKEMVYSFSDVAEKKHIRLVFDSEIQNMIINFDHDKIERIIFNLLSNAFKFTPDGGHISVLLAILEKATGGRQLEIKVIDTGIGIPLDKQDRIFERFFQNDVPGSMVNQGSGIGLSITKEFVKLHNGEISVESEPGQGSYFTILLPVDLATEEKVSTNEPELPITAIAESADWVQAGGGNIIKKLSVLLVEDNEDFRFYLKDNLNDTFNIIEAVNGKEGWQKTLALHPNLVVSDISMPEMNGIDLCRKIRNDKRTSHIPVVLLTAVTDEEQQLQGLETGANDYLTKPFNFEILTSKLKNILAMQQDMRKTYQKQLDVKPTEVEAESLDEAFIKKAVQLIEKNIDNAEFSVEELSSELCVSRVTLYKRALALTGKSPVDLIRTIRLKRAAQLLENSQLTISQISYKVGFKSQKYFVRCFKAEFNCLPSAYVSKRNK